The Candidatus Bathyarchaeota archaeon genome includes a region encoding these proteins:
- a CDS encoding PadR family transcriptional regulator — translation MSESFRKGIVQRVFRNFLDIIVLRLVQAEPMWGYKIIRYVEEEYGISIRHGALYPLLNSLEKKGFLRSRKEEKGGRVRKVYEITSRGIQLLDAYSEVLQEQIQKQDIKAA, via the coding sequence GTGTCTGAAAGCTTCAGGAAGGGAATTGTTCAACGCGTATTCAGAAACTTTCTTGATATAATAGTTTTGAGGTTGGTGCAGGCAGAGCCTATGTGGGGCTACAAGATTATTAGGTATGTAGAAGAAGAGTATGGGATAAGCATACGCCATGGTGCGTTGTATCCTTTGCTTAATAGCTTAGAGAAGAAGGGTTTTTTGAGAAGCAGGAAGGAGGAGAAAGGAGGGCGTGTTAGGAAAGTTTATGAGATAACGTCGAGAGGCATACAGCTTTTGGATGCTTACAGTGAAGTTTTACAAGAGCAAATACAAAAACAAGATATCAAAGCAGCATAG
- a CDS encoding PadR family transcriptional regulator, with product MGQQKREVQNKLMKGLLDLVILQFLNAKPMHGYKIISSIRKNFGVYFGPSTIYPLLNSLEEKGYIKSKWDLNNERPRKVYELTTEGQTLLNFTENSLNHICRKISNIALSKNLVNGVNGILQRPICSTMKNSVARK from the coding sequence ATGGGACAACAAAAGAGAGAAGTTCAAAACAAACTGATGAAGGGACTCCTAGACCTCGTCATACTCCAATTCCTAAACGCCAAACCAATGCATGGATACAAAATAATATCCAGCATACGCAAAAACTTCGGCGTCTACTTCGGCCCCAGCACCATATACCCCCTTCTGAACAGCCTAGAAGAAAAAGGCTACATCAAAAGCAAATGGGACCTCAACAACGAAAGACCAAGAAAAGTTTATGAGCTTACAACTGAAGGACAGACCCTGCTAAACTTCACCGAAAACTCGCTTAATCACATCTGCCGCAAAATCAGCAACATAGCCCTAAGCAAAAACTTAGTAAACGGGGTTAACGGCATCCTACAAAGACCAATATGCTCCACAATGAAAAACTCCGTCGCCAGAAAGTAA
- a CDS encoding polyprenyl synthetase family protein yields MKENEGVFEETGEELLNKTDKLCEKEGREGWKLAQETMLKEKTSSSELEEAIKYVMLDYKPDYFRPALLSLCSKAVGGTSEVTISTAASLVLFGRAIGIHDDIIDKSRTKNRRPTVLGKFGKELALVLSDVLFFKGFTLLRKTIRSGIPPEKIIAILSTIERIWFEQSESEVLELRSRRQIDITPEECLAKIRMRASELEAVTRIGGILGCGSQGEVNILGMFGRLFGIMSMLRDEIIDVLELDVLRHRIRQESLPLPLVYTLQDPKARPEIISIISKKRLTAMDLQRISKASDDRRGLNYVAELITKMAEEACSYVELLQNKNKKLKLLITSTTINPRDWKPVFQAT; encoded by the coding sequence ATGAAAGAGAATGAAGGCGTATTCGAGGAAACAGGAGAAGAACTTCTTAACAAGACCGATAAGTTATGCGAGAAAGAAGGAAGAGAAGGGTGGAAGCTTGCGCAAGAGACAATGCTAAAAGAAAAAACAAGCAGTTCAGAACTTGAAGAAGCCATAAAATACGTTATGCTCGATTACAAGCCGGATTACTTTAGACCAGCACTACTTTCTCTTTGTAGCAAAGCTGTAGGAGGGACTTCAGAAGTTACTATTTCTACTGCAGCGTCTTTGGTTTTGTTTGGTCGCGCTATTGGAATACATGATGACATTATAGATAAATCACGCACAAAGAATAGGCGTCCAACAGTTTTGGGAAAGTTTGGGAAAGAGCTTGCATTAGTATTAAGTGATGTCCTCTTCTTCAAAGGCTTCACACTACTAAGAAAAACCATTCGATCTGGTATACCCCCAGAGAAAATTATTGCAATTCTCAGCACGATTGAAAGAATATGGTTTGAACAAAGTGAAAGCGAAGTTTTGGAACTGCGATCCCGAAGGCAAATTGACATAACGCCTGAAGAATGCTTAGCTAAAATTAGAATGAGGGCTTCAGAGTTGGAGGCGGTTACTCGTATCGGTGGGATTCTAGGCTGTGGTTCGCAAGGCGAAGTCAACATTCTGGGTATGTTTGGCAGATTGTTTGGGATTATGTCAATGTTGCGAGATGAGATAATTGACGTGTTGGAGTTAGACGTGTTGAGGCATAGAATAAGACAAGAATCTTTACCGTTGCCTTTGGTCTATACACTACAGGACCCTAAAGCAAGACCCGAGATCATTTCAATTATTTCTAAAAAAAGATTAACAGCCATGGATCTGCAGAGAATTTCAAAGGCTTCAGATGATAGAAGAGGATTGAACTATGTGGCTGAGCTCATAACAAAAATGGCTGAAGAAGCATGCTCATACGTTGAATTGCTTCAAAATAAAAATAAGAAACTTAAACTATTAATTACTTCCACTACGATAAATCCGAGAGATTGGAAGCCAGTATTTCAAGCTACGTAG
- a CDS encoding MFS transporter, whose product MFLRLQERHGFKGEHIVAFALLFNTFSWYFIGLLMIDKVGYFFSEVSFENLYLRLVYTVSIIASALVGSVSLAKVRKVRFFYVWLLFGIIASLFLATPMVSSLFTTLVMVMLLGSSMGLGMPLCLSYFTESTPIENRGKLSGIILFATIFSAPFVSIIMSTLDLVSSAVILALWRGWSLPMLFFTPKKSDDFEPRIQRTPSLISVFQNRTFVLYFVAWLMFTLVDSFGSVFVNFHVGEIRFLIGIVEPSVAGVSALIGGVLSDQVGRKRVMIFGFVSLGVAYAMVGLAAHIWIAWLFYFIIDGIALGLLVVLFVMVLWGDLPRNGSEKFYAVGVAPFFLTQMLSLLLAPYVALIPETSAFSLAAFFLFIAVIPLLYARETLPEKKIQQRQLKIYTEEALKLKQKIKQK is encoded by the coding sequence ATGTTCCTTCGGCTTCAAGAGAGACACGGTTTCAAAGGAGAGCACATCGTAGCTTTTGCTCTTTTGTTTAACACTTTTTCTTGGTATTTTATTGGGCTGCTTATGATAGACAAAGTTGGATACTTTTTTTCTGAAGTAAGTTTTGAAAATCTGTATTTACGGTTGGTTTATACGGTTTCTATAATTGCGTCTGCTCTCGTTGGATCAGTTTCTCTGGCAAAGGTCCGCAAAGTTCGTTTTTTCTATGTTTGGTTACTCTTCGGAATTATTGCTTCACTCTTTTTGGCCACTCCTATGGTTTCTTCATTATTCACTACGCTTGTCATGGTCATGCTATTGGGTTCTTCTATGGGTCTCGGTATGCCTTTATGTCTAAGTTATTTTACAGAATCTACACCTATTGAAAACCGAGGAAAACTCAGTGGGATTATATTATTTGCGACGATTTTTAGCGCACCCTTCGTCTCTATAATTATGTCTACGTTAGATTTGGTCTCAAGTGCAGTAATTCTCGCCCTATGGAGAGGATGGAGCTTACCAATGCTGTTTTTCACTCCCAAAAAGAGCGATGACTTCGAACCACGTATTCAAAGAACCCCTTCGCTCATCTCAGTTTTCCAGAATAGAACATTTGTTCTATATTTTGTTGCATGGCTCATGTTTACTTTGGTAGATAGCTTTGGATCAGTCTTTGTGAACTTCCACGTTGGAGAGATTCGTTTTCTAATTGGAATCGTTGAGCCGAGTGTTGCAGGGGTCTCCGCCTTAATTGGGGGGGTACTATCTGACCAAGTTGGCCGGAAGCGAGTGATGATCTTCGGTTTTGTTTCACTTGGAGTAGCTTATGCTATGGTAGGACTGGCCGCGCATATATGGATTGCATGGCTCTTCTACTTTATTATAGATGGCATAGCCTTAGGACTATTAGTGGTATTGTTCGTGATGGTGTTGTGGGGAGACCTACCCAGAAATGGTTCAGAAAAATTCTATGCAGTTGGAGTAGCGCCGTTTTTCTTAACTCAAATGCTATCTCTTCTTCTTGCTCCTTATGTTGCTTTGATTCCTGAGACCAGTGCTTTTTCGTTAGCCGCATTCTTTCTCTTCATAGCCGTAATACCCCTACTCTACGCACGAGAAACCCTACCAGAAAAGAAAATCCAACAACGCCAACTAAAAATATACACTGAAGAAGCCCTCAAACTAAAACAAAAAATCAAACAAAAATAA
- a CDS encoding methylmalonyl-CoA mutase family protein, translating to MITQQQKNLVKQQEQWEKTTVPNWLKRHPERKKQFHNISETLIKRLYTPLDTKNLNYTQDLGFPGEYPFTRGVHATMYRGRIWTMRQFSGFGTAEQTNKRFKYLLKEGETGLSIAFDYPTIMGYDSDHPMSQGEVGRCGVAVASLKDFEVLFDGIPLDKVTTSMTINGPAAMLLAMYIAIGDKQGVPRAMLGGTTQNDLLKEFFAQKLCIFPPRPSVKLVIDIIEYCTKNLPRWNPISISGYHIREAGSNAVQELAFTLYDGIAYVEAAIERGLKVDDFAPRLSFFFASHNDLFEEIAKFRAARRLWAKLMKNRFNAQKPRSMWMRMHVQTSGCTLTANQPLNNIIRVTLQSLAAILGGTQSLHTNSHDEALCLPTDEAVRIALRIQQIIAHESGVPNTIDPVGGSYYVETLTNQMEEKAMDYIEKIDDMGGVYEAIERGFFQKEIADSAYKYQHEIDNNEKTLVGVNEYFIEEPECPIELLRIDPKVEEQQLAKLQRLRRERNDVKVKQVLSKLHSAVDKDGNLVPTIIEAVKAYATLGEICGVLRNVYGEYKELIVV from the coding sequence TTGATAACTCAACAACAAAAAAATCTCGTTAAACAACAAGAACAATGGGAAAAAACCACAGTACCCAACTGGCTAAAACGCCATCCAGAAAGAAAAAAACAATTCCACAACATCTCAGAAACCCTAATAAAACGACTCTACACACCCCTAGACACAAAAAACCTCAACTACACTCAAGATCTAGGCTTCCCAGGAGAATATCCCTTCACCCGCGGCGTCCATGCCACAATGTACCGAGGGCGCATATGGACAATGCGCCAATTCAGCGGCTTCGGCACAGCAGAACAAACGAATAAACGGTTCAAGTATCTCCTCAAAGAAGGAGAAACAGGTCTCAGCATCGCCTTCGACTACCCCACCATCATGGGCTACGACTCAGACCACCCTATGTCACAAGGCGAAGTAGGCAGATGCGGAGTCGCAGTCGCATCGCTAAAAGACTTTGAAGTCCTTTTTGACGGGATTCCCCTCGACAAAGTAACCACCAGCATGACTATAAATGGTCCCGCGGCCATGCTATTAGCGATGTACATCGCCATAGGAGACAAACAAGGCGTTCCACGCGCAATGCTTGGAGGCACAACGCAAAATGACCTTCTTAAAGAATTCTTCGCCCAAAAACTCTGCATATTCCCCCCAAGACCATCAGTCAAACTCGTAATCGACATAATTGAATATTGCACCAAAAATCTGCCAAGATGGAACCCCATAAGCATAAGCGGCTACCACATCCGCGAAGCAGGCTCAAACGCCGTTCAAGAACTCGCCTTCACACTCTACGATGGCATTGCCTACGTAGAAGCAGCCATCGAAAGAGGACTCAAAGTAGACGACTTCGCCCCACGCTTAAGCTTCTTCTTCGCCAGCCACAACGATTTATTTGAAGAAATCGCCAAATTCCGAGCAGCACGCAGACTCTGGGCAAAACTGATGAAAAACAGATTTAACGCTCAAAAACCACGCTCCATGTGGATGCGCATGCATGTCCAAACCTCCGGCTGCACATTAACAGCTAATCAACCCCTCAACAACATAATCCGCGTGACACTTCAATCTCTCGCAGCAATACTTGGTGGAACACAAAGCCTACACACAAATAGTCACGACGAAGCTTTATGCCTCCCCACCGACGAAGCGGTTCGCATAGCATTGCGAATACAGCAAATAATCGCGCACGAAAGCGGTGTTCCAAACACGATAGACCCTGTTGGAGGAAGCTATTACGTGGAAACGTTGACAAATCAGATGGAAGAGAAAGCCATGGATTATATTGAAAAAATCGATGACATGGGCGGCGTCTACGAAGCTATCGAAAGAGGTTTCTTCCAAAAAGAAATCGCCGATAGCGCTTATAAATATCAGCATGAAATTGATAATAACGAGAAGACATTGGTCGGTGTGAATGAGTATTTCATCGAAGAACCTGAATGTCCCATCGAGCTTCTACGTATCGATCCAAAAGTCGAAGAACAACAACTAGCAAAGCTTCAAAGGCTTCGGCGCGAACGCAACGATGTTAAAGTGAAACAAGTTTTAAGCAAACTTCATAGTGCGGTAGATAAAGATGGAAACTTGGTGCCTACAATAATTGAAGCTGTAAAAGCTTATGCAACGCTAGGTGAGATATGTGGTGTCCTTCGAAACGTGTATGGGGAATATAAAGAATTGATAGTTGTTTAA